Genomic segment of Acidobacteriota bacterium:
GTCCGGGACCGCCGTGGTGTTCCGCCGGTCCTTCTTCGAGACCACGGGCCTGCTCGACGACGACTTCTTCATGTACTACGAGGACGCCGACCTGTTCTTCCGGGCCCTCCTCCGGGGTCTCAAGGGAAGGCTGATCACCGGGGCGCGGCTCCGGCACCGGGAGGGGGGCAGCATCCGCCGCTTCGAGGAACGGGCGGAGAACCGCGCCCGGCGGGTCACCAAAACCCGCCTGATGCTCCGCAACCGGGTGTGGATGCTGCTGAAGAACTGCCCCGCGTCCTACGCCGCGGCCTTCCTGCCGCTGCTGGCCTTCGAGGCCGTCCGCAGCTTCCTGTACCACCTCCGCCGCGGGGAGGGCACGGCCTTCTGCCGGGCGCACCTCGACGCCGTCCGCCGGTTCCCCGCCGTCTGGCGTCAGCGAAGGGAGGTGCAGCGCACACGATCCATCGGTCTGATCGGGTTGGTGAGACGAATCCGGGCCGACCGCGGCGGGCCCTGAACCCCGGGCGGGGTCTCGGGCGCTTCAACGCAGTCTTTTTGGCAAATCGCGCAAGCCTGATGCCCTCGCAAAAAAGTACCATCGCCCTCCGGGCGATGGCTCAAACAAAGGCATTACATACACTTTCCTCTTCGTTTCCCGACTTTCTGCGAACGCATCATTTCTGATTCGCGTTCATTCGCGTGATTCGCGGGCAAAACAGGACTTTTTGCGGGGTCGTCAAGACGGGGGGACCTCGATGGGCTCCCGCCGCCTTCGGGGCGGGTTTGCCCTTGCAATGCGTCACCGGGTCCCCGGGGCGGCGGGGCGAGGAAGCGCAACCTGAAGGGGTGCGGGAAAGACGGGTTCTTCCCGCGGTCGCCTCACTCCGGTGCGCTCCAGCGCCCGCTGCGGCCGCCCTCCTTCTCCAGGAGGCGTAAACCTTCCAGGACCATGCCCCGGTCCACGGCCTTGCACATGTCGTAGAGGGTCAGCCCCGCCACCGCCGCCGCGGTGAGGGCCTCCATCTCCACGCCCGTCTCCCCCCTGCAGCGGGCCTCGGCCCGGATCTCGACGCCGTCGTCCCGCACCGTGAGTTGCACGTCGGCGAAGGTCAGGCCCAGGGGGTGGCACAGCGGGATCAGTTCGGCGGTCTTCTTGGCGGCCAGGATCCCTGCCAGGCGGGCGGCCTCCAGCGGGTCGCCCTTGGGCAGCCGCGCCTCCCTCACCGCCGCCACGGTGGCCGGCGCCATGCGCACGAACGCCCCCGCCAGGGCCCTTCGCTCCGTGGCGGGCTTCCCCGTCACGTCCACCATCCGGCTCCGCCCCTCTCCGTCCACGTGCGTCAGCCTTTTCGCCATCAGACAGCCTCCTCCGAAAAATCCGGCATCCTGGACGGCACCCCGTCGGCCAGGGCGCCGGGCCGGTTTTCGCCGTCCGGCCGCCTGGGCCCGGCCCGCATTTTATCACCGCTTCGCGCCGCGCGACACCGTTTCGGTCAAAGCAGGGCATTCCGCAGGCTTTGCCTGTCCTTTACGTCCCTTGGGTCCTTTAGGTCCCTTTGTCCTTTCGCTCCGGGGCGGTTCGTTGAAAAAGGACCAAAAGGACTGAAAGGACCAAAAGGGCTGAAAGGATTAAAAGGGCTGAAAGGACCAAAAGGACGGGGGCCGCTGACGCCCTTCCCGGATTCCGCTTGACTATCCCTTCCCTGGATCTTACTCTGGCGGGTATTCTTCGGTTCCCGACCCCCGGTTTCCAATTTCGCTTGACGGCAACCCCGTTTCCGGCTACCTTCCCGCCATGAACTGGCTCATGGAACGCGCCCGGCAACTGCAGGACGAAGGGGTCCACCTCGGGGGGCCGATGCGGCTCTTCGACACGGCGGGAAGGAAACTGCTGATGCTGATGCTGGAGGAGGGGCTGACCCCGGCGTCCGCCGTCCTGGACATCGGCTGCGGCTGCCTTCGCGGGGGGTACTGGCTGATCCACTTCCTCGACCGCGGCCGCTACTGCGGCATCGAGCCGAACGCGGCCATGCTGGACGGCGGGCTCCGGCTCATCCTGGAACCGGGGTTGGCAGAGAGCAAGCAGCCCCGATTCGATCCCAACGACCGCTTTGATTTTTCCGTCTTCGGCCGCCGTTTCGATTTCCTGGTGGCCCGCTCCGTCTGGACCCACGCGGCCAAGCCCCACATCGGGGCCATGCTGGACGGCTTCCGGGACCATGCGGCCGACGGCGGCGTGTTCCTGACCTCGTATTTGCCGGCGAGATCGCCCGAAGAGGACTACGAAGGCACGGAGTGGCAGGCGCGGAGTTCGGAACGGAACGCGCCCCGGGTGGTCCGGCACGGCCTCGGGTGGATCCGGGGCGCCTGCGCGGAACGGGGGCTGGCGGCGGAGGAGGTCACCGAGAACCTCTTCCGCTTCGGCAACCAGGAGTGGCTCCGGGTCCGGCGGGCGGGGAGGCCAGGCAACGCCGCGGGATCGCCGGCATCCTGCCCGCAACCCATGTCGGGTTAGAATAGACCCGCGACAGGGCGCCGGGAAGGAGTTCGTCGGGCAGGGAGGGAACCGACCCTGATGGGGCTCGATTTCGTCCGGCGGGTTATGGAGATCCGGCCTCGGTTTGCGAAACGCCAATCGATCACGAATTCCCTCCAGGCCAACGGGACCCCTTCACCGGCGAGGGGTGCGCCTTCCCCCGGAAACACCGCTTCACGGTAAACCTGAACCCCGGCGGCTCGCGGGAAATCCACGACCGCTGCCGGCGCCTTCCGGGACCGATGCCCAAGCTCCTGCTTCCCTTCGGTGGTTTATTCTTGCATCGAATATAAAAAGAGCACACCGCATTGGCAACTTCCGGGTATATACTGGAAGTGCCGTTCCCACCGGCCGGACGGGACGCAGCCCGGCGGCCCGTGAACGGCGATCCGCCCCGGGGGGCCGCCGCGCTTGTTTCCGGCGCCCCCCGCGGTGGACATCCCGTTCCGTGGAGGATGACATGAAGGCCTTTCTGTGCGCAATCGCCTGCTTCCTGGCGCCTTTCGCCGGCTTCCTTTCCGCCGACCAGGTCACGCTCGTCAACGGCGACCGGGTCACCGGCGCCGTGGTAAAAGGCGACGAGAAGTCGCTGATTCTCGACACGAAGGCCATGGGTACCGTTACCGTGGCCCGGGGCGAGATCACCGCCATCCGCTCCGACCAGCCGCTGCACCTGGGTCTTTCGGACGGACAGACCTTGGTGGGGACCCTCTCCACCACCGACGGCAAGGTCTCGGTGGAAACCCGCACGTCCGGCACGGTCATCGTGGACCTGGGCGCGATCGGGACGATCCGCTCCGCTGGGGAGCAGGCCGCCCACGAGGCCGAGATCGAGCGTTACCGGGACCCGGGCCTGCTGGACCTGTGGGCCGGCTCGGTGGACCTGGGCCTCAGCCTGACCTCGGGGAACAGCAGCAACCTCAACTTCGCCCTGGGCGGCAGCGCCGTCCGGCAGACGAAGCGGGACAAGATCTCGCTCTACGTCGCCTCGGTCTACTCCCGCTCGGAGGTGGCGGGGATCACCACCACCACCACCGCCAACGCCGTCCGCGGCGGCGGCCGGTACGAGTTGTTCCTCAACGACCGCCTCAACGTCTTCGGCTTCGGCGACCTCGAGCACGACGTCTTCCAGCAGCTGGACCTGCGGGTGGTCCTTGGCGGGGGCCTGGGCTACTACGTGGTCAAGAGCAAGCGGACCCAGTTCCAGGTCTTCGGCGGCGGGAACCTGAACAAGGAGTACTTCACGGACGGCCTCCGGCGGACCACCGGAGAACTCCTGGTGGGCCAGGACCTGACCGCGAAGCTGTCGGACCGGTTCAGCCTGACCGAGCGTTTCGTGGCCTTCCCCAACCTGAGCGAGGGAGGCGAGTACCGCCTCGCTTTCGACGCCTCCGCGCTCACCACCCTGAAAAAGTGGCTGGGGTGGCACATCACCTTCAGCGACCGTTTCCTGAGCGACCCCCCGGCCGGGTCCGTCCGCAACGACATCCTCCTGACCACGGGGCTCCGGTTCACGTTCAAGAAGTGAATCCCCCGGCATGCAACGCCAGGT
This window contains:
- a CDS encoding class I SAM-dependent methyltransferase, which translates into the protein MERARQLQDEGVHLGGPMRLFDTAGRKLLMLMLEEGLTPASAVLDIGCGCLRGGYWLIHFLDRGRYCGIEPNAAMLDGGLRLILEPGLAESKQPRFDPNDRFDFSVFGRRFDFLVARSVWTHAAKPHIGAMLDGFRDHAADGGVFLTSYLPARSPEEDYEGTEWQARSSERNAPRVVRHGLGWIRGACAERGLAAEEVTENLFRFGNQEWLRVRRAGRPGNAAGSPASCPQPMSG
- a CDS encoding glycosyltransferase family 2 protein, with product MPAPAVTVIIPNWNGEPHLPGLFRSLAGAAPDPRPAVLLVDNASDDRSLDLARQAPFPVNILELPENRGFASAVNAGIRASEAEYLVVLNTDTEWESDWISPCVGFLAANPGYAFTAPLVLGQARPDLIDGAGDGFNLRLMPLRRGFGRTLAALAPADRDLCAASGTAVVFRRSFFETTGLLDDDFFMYYEDADLFFRALLRGLKGRLITGARLRHREGGSIRRFEERAENRARRVTKTRLMLRNRVWMLLKNCPASYAAAFLPLLAFEAVRSFLYHLRRGEGTAFCRAHLDAVRRFPAVWRQRREVQRTRSIGLIGLVRRIRADRGGP
- a CDS encoding DUF481 domain-containing protein; the encoded protein is MKAFLCAIACFLAPFAGFLSADQVTLVNGDRVTGAVVKGDEKSLILDTKAMGTVTVARGEITAIRSDQPLHLGLSDGQTLVGTLSTTDGKVSVETRTSGTVIVDLGAIGTIRSAGEQAAHEAEIERYRDPGLLDLWAGSVDLGLSLTSGNSSNLNFALGGSAVRQTKRDKISLYVASVYSRSEVAGITTTTTANAVRGGGRYELFLNDRLNVFGFGDLEHDVFQQLDLRVVLGGGLGYYVVKSKRTQFQVFGGGNLNKEYFTDGLRRTTGELLVGQDLTAKLSDRFSLTERFVAFPNLSEGGEYRLAFDASALTTLKKWLGWHITFSDRFLSDPPAGSVRNDILLTTGLRFTFKK
- the moaC gene encoding cyclic pyranopterin monophosphate synthase MoaC; protein product: MAKRLTHVDGEGRSRMVDVTGKPATERRALAGAFVRMAPATVAAVREARLPKGDPLEAARLAGILAAKKTAELIPLCHPLGLTFADVQLTVRDDGVEIRAEARCRGETGVEMEALTAAAVAGLTLYDMCKAVDRGMVLEGLRLLEKEGGRSGRWSAPE